In Scomber japonicus isolate fScoJap1 chromosome 19, fScoJap1.pri, whole genome shotgun sequence, a single genomic region encodes these proteins:
- the LOC128379939 gene encoding myosin regulatory light chain 2, atrial isoform-like yields the protein MYFYLYSSLDRTESTDPEDTILNAFKMFDPKLTGFIHKDELQKALMTQADKFTSEEVKQMFQSSNIDTSGNLDYKSLCYIITHGEEQEE from the exons atgtatttctacctctacagcagcctGGACAGAACTGAGA GCACCGACCCTGAAGACACCATCCTCAACGCTTTCAAAATGTTCGACCCCAAACTGACGGGCTTCATACACAAAGACGA attacAGAAAGCACTGATGACACAAGCAGACAAGTTTACATCCGAGGAG GTGAAGCAGATGTTTCAGTCGTCCAACATCGACACATCTGGAAACCTGGATTATAAATCTCTGTGTTATATTATCACACACggagaggaacaggaggagtga